One genomic segment of Pirellulales bacterium includes these proteins:
- a CDS encoding redoxin domain-containing protein, with protein MQIRRLTLLSAAATLLATATFGCNHSQADIAAAAPPATATASDASANANSPANANPSTDANAAHLSAHELLERTANAYREAKSYADVARVRIKVQPIGQPEQAPDPIDALVTFERPNKVRIQYGDTVLASDGKRLRASVGSVPGQMLDIDAPAKLSLEDLFAGYSGPALEEGLARGPAAFPIQLLLLLSENAHLSDAGKAELLDDAKFDDHECRRVRVTTEYGPEVLWIDPQSYTLRMVELPTDALHKQIEADKGPVQRVSETLELIGARLNSPVPAVAFEFPVPEGTKLVKRLIGPPPAPPSNLLGKAPPDFNFTGVDGPAVNLKSLAGKVAVIDFWFTDCGPCQQSFPLLNSVYEKYKTSDRVAFVAVSIDSSEVGDAQIRDASKKWGGSFPLARDTAGVYPKLQVPGAPTLMVLGPDGTVQDQDSGFDPRLAADLPATIEALLAGKSTADDAKNRYRQLVEEYDRAIQEPPASSSVVPLPQAKIAPHDDPKSLRLCRLWNCGEMRAPGNILVVDDSRVPKTGPKLLVLDGPHTVVELSTAGKVIARHELAIPQEAVITFLRTAIDGSGHRYYAGSGSGQQQLYLFDENWKLLVDFPKPDQGQHAGIGDVQLVDLLGGGKPTLAVGYWQLVGVQGVSLEGHRLWSDRSMANVLRLATSAADAKGRRRLLCTNSRGSLVPVDAEGKPGAEWLLPGLMLETVLSCDTADKHATQICALARNTRLELLAVGLGPGGEDLWHYPLSQTIYTTPVEQLATIPLGKDGRQWLIAGPDGSINILAFDGKPTESFHYGAALTGLAAAEAGNETLLLVSTAGHVEAWQVEPK; from the coding sequence ATGCAAATCCGCCGACTCACGTTGCTGTCCGCCGCCGCCACACTGCTCGCGACCGCTACCTTCGGCTGCAACCATTCGCAAGCCGACATCGCCGCGGCCGCCCCGCCCGCAACGGCAACTGCCTCCGATGCATCGGCCAACGCGAATTCACCGGCCAACGCGAATCCATCAACCGATGCAAACGCCGCGCACCTCTCTGCCCACGAACTTCTCGAGCGCACGGCAAATGCCTACCGCGAAGCGAAATCGTATGCCGACGTCGCGCGGGTGAGAATCAAGGTGCAACCGATCGGCCAGCCCGAGCAAGCCCCCGATCCGATCGACGCGCTTGTGACGTTCGAGCGACCCAACAAAGTGCGGATTCAATACGGCGACACCGTTCTGGCATCCGACGGCAAGCGGCTGCGGGCGTCGGTCGGATCGGTTCCCGGCCAAATGCTCGATATCGATGCGCCGGCGAAGCTTTCATTGGAAGATTTATTTGCCGGTTATTCGGGTCCCGCGTTGGAAGAGGGGCTCGCCCGCGGACCAGCGGCGTTTCCTATTCAGTTGCTGCTATTGTTGTCGGAGAACGCGCATCTGAGCGACGCCGGCAAAGCCGAGCTGCTCGACGATGCGAAATTCGACGACCACGAGTGCCGGCGAGTGCGCGTGACGACCGAGTATGGCCCCGAGGTGCTGTGGATCGATCCGCAATCGTATACGTTGCGAATGGTGGAACTGCCCACCGACGCTTTGCACAAGCAGATCGAAGCCGATAAGGGTCCGGTGCAGCGAGTGAGCGAGACGTTGGAACTGATCGGGGCACGGTTGAATTCGCCTGTGCCCGCGGTGGCGTTCGAGTTTCCGGTGCCGGAGGGGACAAAGCTGGTGAAACGGCTGATCGGTCCGCCTCCCGCGCCGCCGTCGAACTTGCTCGGCAAAGCGCCCCCCGATTTCAACTTTACCGGCGTCGACGGCCCGGCCGTCAACCTGAAATCGCTGGCCGGAAAGGTGGCCGTCATCGATTTCTGGTTTACCGATTGTGGCCCGTGCCAACAGAGTTTTCCCTTGCTAAATTCGGTCTACGAAAAATACAAGACGTCCGACCGAGTGGCGTTTGTCGCCGTGAGCATCGATTCCAGCGAAGTCGGCGATGCCCAAATTCGCGACGCTTCCAAGAAATGGGGGGGCAGTTTTCCCTTGGCCCGCGATACCGCCGGAGTTTATCCAAAACTGCAAGTGCCGGGCGCCCCGACACTCATGGTGCTCGGACCCGACGGCACCGTCCAGGACCAGGATTCGGGCTTCGACCCGCGCCTGGCCGCCGATCTGCCGGCCACGATCGAGGCGTTGCTGGCCGGAAAATCCACGGCCGACGACGCAAAAAATCGCTACCGGCAACTCGTCGAAGAATACGATCGGGCGATCCAAGAGCCGCCGGCCTCGAGCAGCGTCGTGCCCTTGCCGCAAGCAAAGATCGCTCCACACGACGATCCAAAATCGTTGCGGCTCTGTCGGCTGTGGAATTGCGGCGAAATGCGGGCGCCGGGAAATATCCTGGTGGTCGACGATTCGCGAGTTCCAAAGACTGGACCGAAATTGCTGGTGCTCGATGGACCACACACGGTCGTCGAACTCAGCACCGCCGGCAAAGTCATTGCGCGCCATGAACTGGCGATTCCCCAAGAAGCGGTCATCACATTTCTGCGAACGGCGATTGACGGCTCGGGGCATCGGTATTACGCCGGATCGGGAAGCGGACAGCAGCAACTTTATCTGTTCGACGAGAATTGGAAGCTGCTGGTCGATTTCCCAAAACCCGATCAGGGGCAGCATGCCGGAATCGGAGACGTGCAATTGGTCGATCTTCTCGGCGGCGGAAAGCCGACACTCGCGGTCGGGTATTGGCAACTCGTTGGCGTGCAGGGCGTGTCGCTCGAAGGGCACCGGCTGTGGAGCGACCGATCGATGGCGAATGTGCTTCGCCTGGCCACGAGCGCGGCCGATGCGAAAGGACGCCGTCGCCTGTTGTGCACCAATAGCCGGGGTTCGCTGGTGCCGGTCGATGCGGAAGGCAAGCCGGGCGCGGAATGGCTGTTGCCCGGACTGATGTTGGAAACGGTTCTGTCGTGCGACACGGCGGACAAGCATGCGACGCAGATCTGCGCTCTCGCGCGCAATACGCGGCTGGAACTGCTTGCCGTGGGGCTCGGACCCGGCGGCGAGGATTTATGGCACTACCCACTGTCGCAAACGATCTACACGACGCCCGTCGAACAGCTTGCCACAATTCCGTTGGGGAAAGACGGCCGGCAATGGCTGATCGCCGGGCCCGATGGCTCGATCAACATCCTGGCTTTCGACGGCAAACCGACTGAGAGCTTTCATTACGGCGCGGCACTCACAGGGCTCGCCGCCGCTGAGGCAGGTAATGAAACCCTGCTTTTGGTTTCGACCGCCGGCCACGTCGAAGCATGGCAGGTCGAGCCGAAGTAG
- a CDS encoding TAT-variant-translocated molybdopterin oxidoreductase: MSCRKDLSSGMPPAADSAVSAGRRYWRSLEELSETAEFRQMVEREFASQIHVAFDPVNRRKFLTLMGASLALAGVGGCSVKPAPTKEIVPYVRQPEDIIPGKPLFYATAMTLDGAAVGLLVETHLGRPTKIEGNPEHPASRGTTSPLHQAAVLELYDPDRSQTVRERGQARTWADAAAAIRQVVESQRQGRGAGLRLLTEAVVSPTLRRQIETLLRQFPEAKWHIYEAINRDTAYQAARRAFGEPVIPRYDFTQADRVVSLDSDFLVSGPGHLRNAGDFIARRRAPVRAKSGATGRPEGDATGSEMNRLYVVETGVSCTGAKADHRLAIKGREIEPLARQLAAAVGLSLGNAAAGTVAQGDHAAWIAAVAKDLNAHHGTSLVIAGDRQPAAVHLLAYAMNDHLGNVGKTVEYIEPIEARPVDRTQSLRELTDACGRGEVDCLLVLGGNPVLTAPADIPLVAQLEKVRQRIHLGLYEDETARLCHWHLPEAHFLEAWSDTRAHDGTASIVQPMIEPLHGGRSVHEVLGLFTDLREIPGQGIVRDNWQQQWQPEQSAGDFEARWQTALHDGVVAGSRAAAKSVSLASNWQEHLAAGAPSSAASAAAASGAVSAPANAGGKTTGELELVFTPDPSIYDGRFANNGWLQELPKPISKLTWGNAAMMSPATAERLGLGQGKYAHGGEHGGYYMPVVELRTGDRNMTAPLWIMPGHADDTVTVYLGYGREYAGRVGGMPGESVGFNAYPLRSSNALWFAGGVEVVGTGGTELVACTQAHHSMEERAPVRSLSLGEFQKNPAAESGSNKANAAEHGLKLFPPAEHPSANTERQKGIEPPLALYGPFADEPPMHKWGMSIDLTSCIGCNACVVACQAENNIPVVGKDEVSRGREMHWIRVDRYISGSPEAPDEFHFQPLPCMHCENAPCEYVCPVAATVHSPDGLNEMIYNRCVGTRFCSNNCPYKVRRFNFLFYADFESPERRMQYNPDVTVRSRGVMEKCSYCVQRIREGEIGAETQHRKLADGEVLTACQAACPTQAIVFGNMNDPAAKVTHAKSLPLDYSLLEDLNTNPRTTYLAELRNPNPEIG, from the coding sequence ATGAGTTGCCGCAAGGATCTTAGTTCTGGAATGCCGCCGGCCGCGGACTCCGCGGTTAGCGCCGGGCGGCGCTATTGGCGCAGCCTCGAAGAACTAAGCGAGACCGCAGAATTCCGCCAAATGGTCGAGCGTGAATTCGCCAGCCAGATCCATGTCGCTTTCGATCCGGTCAACCGGCGAAAATTTCTCACGCTGATGGGCGCCTCGCTGGCGCTGGCCGGGGTGGGCGGCTGCTCGGTGAAACCGGCGCCCACCAAAGAGATCGTCCCCTACGTGCGGCAGCCGGAAGACATCATTCCCGGCAAGCCACTGTTCTATGCCACGGCGATGACGCTCGACGGGGCCGCGGTCGGTTTGCTCGTGGAAACGCATCTGGGGCGACCCACCAAAATCGAAGGCAATCCCGAACACCCCGCCAGCCGCGGCACAACCAGCCCGCTGCACCAGGCGGCCGTGCTCGAACTCTACGATCCCGATCGCTCGCAGACGGTCCGCGAGCGTGGGCAGGCGCGCACTTGGGCCGACGCGGCCGCGGCCATCCGGCAAGTTGTCGAGAGCCAGCGCCAAGGGCGCGGCGCAGGGCTGCGGCTGTTGACCGAAGCGGTCGTGTCGCCCACCCTCCGCCGACAGATCGAAACGTTGCTGCGGCAATTTCCCGAGGCGAAGTGGCATATCTACGAAGCGATCAATCGCGACACGGCTTATCAGGCGGCGCGCCGGGCCTTCGGCGAACCGGTGATCCCGCGCTACGATTTCACGCAGGCCGACAGGGTCGTTTCGCTGGACTCCGATTTTCTGGTCAGCGGCCCCGGCCATTTGCGGAATGCAGGCGATTTCATAGCGCGGCGGCGGGCGCCGGTTCGCGCAAAATCGGGCGCGACGGGGCGGCCAGAGGGCGATGCAACAGGTTCGGAGATGAACCGGCTTTATGTCGTCGAAACCGGCGTGAGTTGCACGGGGGCCAAGGCCGATCATCGGCTGGCGATCAAGGGCCGCGAGATCGAGCCGCTCGCCCGGCAACTGGCGGCAGCCGTCGGGCTCTCGCTCGGCAATGCGGCGGCCGGCACTGTCGCGCAAGGCGATCATGCCGCTTGGATCGCCGCCGTGGCCAAGGATCTCAATGCACATCATGGCACTTCGCTCGTGATCGCCGGCGATCGGCAGCCGGCGGCGGTGCATTTGCTTGCCTACGCGATGAACGATCATCTTGGCAATGTCGGCAAGACGGTTGAATACATCGAGCCGATCGAGGCCCGGCCGGTCGATCGCACTCAATCGCTCCGCGAATTGACCGACGCCTGCGGCCGCGGCGAAGTGGATTGCTTGCTGGTGCTCGGCGGCAACCCGGTGCTGACCGCGCCGGCCGATATTCCACTGGTCGCGCAATTGGAAAAAGTGCGGCAGCGGATTCATTTGGGCCTGTATGAGGACGAAACGGCCCGGCTCTGCCACTGGCATCTTCCCGAGGCCCATTTCCTCGAAGCATGGTCCGACACGCGAGCGCACGACGGAACGGCGTCGATCGTGCAACCGATGATCGAGCCGTTGCACGGCGGCCGTTCGGTGCATGAAGTGTTGGGGCTATTCACCGATCTGCGCGAAATCCCCGGCCAGGGAATCGTGCGCGACAATTGGCAGCAGCAATGGCAACCGGAGCAGAGCGCCGGCGATTTCGAAGCCCGCTGGCAAACCGCCTTGCACGACGGCGTCGTTGCGGGCTCGCGCGCCGCTGCGAAAAGTGTTTCGCTGGCCTCGAATTGGCAAGAGCATTTGGCCGCCGGCGCTCCGTCAAGCGCTGCCAGTGCGGCAGCCGCGTCCGGGGCCGTTTCCGCGCCGGCCAACGCTGGCGGCAAAACGACAGGCGAACTGGAATTGGTGTTTACGCCCGATCCGTCGATTTACGACGGCCGGTTTGCCAACAACGGCTGGCTGCAGGAACTGCCAAAGCCGATTTCAAAATTAACCTGGGGCAATGCCGCCATGATGAGCCCCGCGACCGCCGAGCGGCTCGGCCTTGGCCAAGGCAAATATGCTCATGGAGGCGAGCATGGCGGATACTATATGCCCGTCGTGGAATTGCGGACCGGCGATCGGAACATGACGGCTCCGCTGTGGATCATGCCGGGCCATGCCGACGACACCGTCACGGTGTATCTCGGCTACGGCCGCGAATATGCCGGCCGAGTCGGCGGCATGCCGGGCGAGTCGGTCGGTTTCAATGCCTATCCGCTGCGCAGCAGCAACGCGCTTTGGTTCGCCGGTGGAGTGGAAGTCGTGGGCACCGGGGGCACTGAGCTTGTCGCCTGCACGCAAGCGCACCATAGCATGGAAGAGCGAGCGCCGGTTCGCTCGCTATCGCTCGGCGAATTTCAGAAAAACCCCGCTGCGGAGAGTGGCTCGAACAAAGCCAATGCCGCCGAGCATGGGTTGAAGCTGTTCCCGCCCGCGGAGCATCCATCGGCCAACACCGAGCGCCAAAAAGGGATCGAGCCGCCGCTGGCCCTCTATGGCCCCTTTGCCGACGAGCCGCCGATGCACAAGTGGGGCATGTCGATCGATCTCACATCGTGCATCGGCTGCAATGCGTGCGTCGTCGCTTGCCAAGCGGAAAACAACATTCCGGTGGTGGGGAAAGACGAGGTGTCGCGCGGGCGGGAAATGCATTGGATCCGCGTCGATCGCTACATCAGCGGATCGCCCGAGGCCCCCGACGAATTTCATTTCCAACCGCTCCCCTGCATGCACTGCGAAAACGCACCGTGCGAATATGTTTGCCCAGTCGCGGCAACGGTGCATAGCCCCGATGGGCTGAATGAGATGATCTACAACCGTTGCGTCGGCACGCGGTTCTGCTCGAACAACTGCCCATACAAAGTCCGCCGCTTCAACTTTTTGTTCTACGCCGATTTCGAAAGCCCCGAGCGGCGGATGCAATACAACCCCGATGTGACGGTCCGCTCCCGGGGCGTGATGGAGAAATGTTCGTATTGCGTGCAGCGGATTCGCGAAGGCGAAATCGGAGCGGAAACGCAGCATCGAAAGCTCGCCGACGGCGAAGTGCTGACGGCTTGTCAGGCGGCTTGCCCGACGCAAGCGATTGTGTTCGGCAACATGAACGACCCGGCCGCCAAGGTGACACACGCCAAAAGCCTGCCGCTCGATTATTCGCTTTTGGAAGACTTGAACACGAACCCGCGCACGACGTATCTGGCCGAACTGCGGAACCCGAATCCGGAGATCGGATAA
- a CDS encoding cytochrome c3 family protein, producing MAQLFPQQTNYLARLTIIAGAFGLPLFTWFCLMYSHSSYGTNAGVMREQPVPFSHQHHVGVLGIDCRYCHTSVEKSSFAGLPATEICMNCHSQMWVGSQMLEPVRASYRANRPIEWHRVYNLPGFVYFDHHIHVQKGIGCSSCHGQIDNMPLTYQEPTLLMDWCLDCHRNPAKNIRPRGEVFNMRYQQPDDQLELGRRLVEEYGVKSPLEITNCTTCHR from the coding sequence GTGGCGCAGCTCTTTCCTCAGCAGACGAACTATTTGGCGCGGCTGACGATCATCGCCGGCGCCTTCGGATTGCCGCTGTTCACGTGGTTCTGCCTGATGTATTCGCACTCGTCGTACGGCACGAATGCCGGCGTGATGCGCGAGCAACCGGTTCCATTCAGCCATCAACATCATGTGGGCGTGCTGGGAATCGATTGCCGCTATTGCCACACATCGGTGGAGAAGTCGTCGTTCGCCGGGTTGCCGGCCACCGAAATCTGCATGAATTGCCATTCGCAAATGTGGGTCGGCAGCCAGATGCTCGAACCGGTGCGGGCCAGTTACCGCGCGAATCGGCCAATCGAGTGGCATCGCGTCTACAATCTGCCTGGCTTCGTTTATTTCGATCACCACATCCATGTGCAAAAGGGAATCGGCTGTTCAAGCTGCCACGGCCAGATCGACAACATGCCGCTGACCTATCAAGAGCCGACGCTGCTGATGGATTGGTGTCTCGATTGCCACCGTAATCCGGCAAAGAACATCCGGCCGCGCGGTGAAGTGTTCAACATGCGTTATCAACAGCCGGACGATCAGCTCGAACTGGGCCGGCGGTTGGTCGAGGAATATGGCGTGAAATCGCCGCTGGAGATCACCAACTGCACGACGTGCCACAGGTGA